One Vicia villosa cultivar HV-30 ecotype Madison, WI linkage group LG5, Vvil1.0, whole genome shotgun sequence genomic window, TCAAAACCAAGCTCAGAAACACAGAAACTATTGAATGGAATTCTAACCAGACcattctctgtggacacgataaatcttaGAATACTTTCAATCTTTTCCtcgccgctttaccgcttcaacaaatatatatatatgctttctTTATAAAATTCTCAACGATGATATGAAAAAATGGAAACTAAATAGACAAGCTAAACTGTGTTTCATGTTTTTGAATAACCCATTTCACCATGGTTTTTTTTAAACCAACCGTATTAATatctgatttatttaattaaattttataagaagTGCCAATTTTTTTACCATGAAAAAATTAAGGGGAAAATTTTATGACATCGGTTTGGTATAACAATCGTAGTGAAAATGAATGGTGCcactattaaaataaaaataaaaggaggTAACAGATATCACCATGGTTGTGCTAATCAACCGtagtgaaattattttatttttaatctaaaaattaataaataagaaaaacgCCACTataattttaaagaaataaaaaaattactagCACTAAGATTCAAACCCATGTAACTTAGGAGTTTTCACGATGGTTTTATTATGCAACTGTGGTAATAtgctagttttttttatttaaaaaataaataacaatgatGGCGTCTGATTTTAGAGATGTCACCACAGTCCCTCAAATAACCGTCGTAAAATAGGCGTCGTCGTATAtactttttgtagtagtgacCATTTGGTTGAGCTGCATATGTCAGATGATCCTTGATGTCAGCGTCACTTGGGTCTTAAATATGGGCTTTTCGATAGGTCTTAACATAATATTTAGAATCCTCCTTATTCATAATGACAACCTCAATTTCCATAGTCAACAAAGCAGGCGAAGTCGAAGTTTGTGCAACTTTGGTGGAGACACGCAAAGGAATGACTACACGGTCATCTTCTACATCTTCATATAAGAAgagagcatcgaaagaagaatcGTTGGAAGAATCTCCCTCATTTGGAGAGCCTCTAGAGAAATTCTCCGAGTTACAATCTTCAGATAAAGATAGGACTTTGTGAGCTGATTGATAAATGATCAAGTGAGAAGGATTCAAACTAAGATACTTCTTCCCTAACTAAAGAAGAGGAATCATCACTCCCAAAATCACTAGAAAAACTTGAGAGACAATCATTCAAAGTATCCATGATTTAAAAAATGTTGAAGATATGAAAAACTTAAGGAAATGAGGGTACCTTGGAAAAGAATAATCCAATATAAGGGAAGAGTTTAAGTGGGAAAGTGGAGACTTAGTTTTAAGGAATAGCAATGACTTTGAGAAATACTCTgggagaagaagaaggaaagaAACTCTCAAGTAAAAACACATTCTTAAGGGTAGCGAAAAGTTCTCTTATTGCTTGAAAATCCTTATATACAGATAAAGACAATCAATTGACCAGATAAGCGAAAAAAGGAAGTTACAGATCAACAACTAGATTTTGCATAGGAAATGTAAACAAACTGAAGTGCATTCAAATGCACTGGGATTAAGCGTCATACCCTAAGCTAGTAATCAAAAACCACACGTTTAACAAAATTGGTGAAATATTTCAATAATGGTAAATCATATAATGAGCTTGTTCCCCATTACTCTTGTAACTGATCCATGAGTTTTCCTACTTCTATCCAAGGTCGGACATCATCACTAGAGGTCGACCGCAACTTTAAAGATTTCCTAGCCAGTTCACGCTGACAAGCCTTAGGGGAAATTTTTCTGGGCCAGCCAAATGACCAATGCAAAGGTCCAACCATTTGCAATCCCATTCAAGATTATCCAACGTATAAAGTCAGCACACTTGAGACTAAGTTATACTTTTCTAATCTTCATTTTTCACTACCCTCATCTTAGAAGCTAAAGTAACTTAGGCATTAAGTGCAAACCTTGTAGGTCAGCTCCGGCCACCGCATTGGAGATCAGCATCATCGCTTTTAGAGTTCAGCATCATCGATCAAAATCTATTATTATTCataatggagagagagagagagagagagagagataaatagatagatagataaatttataaattttaaaaatataaattagtactttttttgaatttttaataagAAATTTTTACTTAAATTCAatacatttattaataattttcttatttaatatcaaattcttattttttactaataatgattttttaatattttaaaatatatttttaagaaacacattagtAATTTTTTGTTTTACTTTATTGTTGATTTCATATCCTATTCATATTTAGGGCATTAACTTGAACTAAGACAATCTAGTTTTTCTTAAGGATTAACTTATCCTAATACATTTTAGGGTTAATATCACTTTTCACCCATGTAATATTGGCGAAATTCGCTTTACCCCCtcgtaataattttttttaatttcacccctataatatttttttgtttgaattaccCCCCTAAGCATGCAATTTAAACACCAAAATGGGGggatcaaacaaaaaaatattacaggggaTAAACTTTACACTTAAGGGGCAAAAgacatagtatttttatattttaaggcggtgtttgaagaaataaaaatttACAGGGGGAAAAGCGACTTTCGCCTATATTACAGGGggattttatatatttaaccctatattttaTCATCAATTATTGAATTgaaatatgatatttatattataattataatatcatGCTTTTTATCtaaatataaaacttatttaaATGTTACTCCATTTGTCTTACAATAGGTGTcatcttttctattttatttatctcAAATAATTTGTTCCtttaaaaaatcaatataatatttattatttttttcaattaacttacccttatttattgttttttaaatcATACCACTACTTCACTTTTATTATTAAGGGTTAATAGCCATTTACCCCTGTCATATAGGTGAGTTTTAATTTACCCCcctttaaaaaaagtttttgatTATTCcccaataattttaaaattctaagtcttttgccccctaagaggaAAAATTAATCCCtgtaaaatgtatattttttgaTTTACTTCCCTgatttttacacgcttagggggtgTCCTAAAATTATAGGgggtaatccaatttttttttaaagggggtaaatcaaaactcgcTTATATGACAGGGGATAAACGGCTATTaactctattattattattaataaggttattttaataaatgatatttattttatcattaaaatcaacacaattagtcattattttaaaaaatgtgaaTCTCTCAAAGAGAACATGTATTGTGAGACGAGggagtaaagaaaaataaataaaaaatttcatattaGAATTTGCACATGTTTGaccaaattattaattttttaaaatttttttacttaatttaataagtatttttttcaaacaccctttattttttatttttggtcaAAATGTAATACTAATTTtcttgaaataataaaaaaaaatttatgtctTTATAGATTATGAgtcaacttttttattttttatgatgtgaaataaatatttataaataagtcatttagattttggttgtaaaaaaaattgtaattcacCTTTAAACTAGATCAAGTCAAATTTTTGTCACTAAGAAATTATAATTTGTCTATTAAATCTATTTAGTTGGTAGCTATTTAGGGATATTATAAGCAGGAgctatttatttctttttaaaggtGAATTCCAACAATTAgactaaaaaatttataaatacaaATCTTTGTTCGAACTCTTTTAAAGATGAATTTTAACCACTAaactaattaatatatatatatatatatatatatatataactagaGTTTAGAGATCATACTATAGTACTTGTTTATGTAAGCATATGTttataaaaacaatatttaaaatatttttttgttgaaCTATGAAATAAATCAACACTTTATATGAAAAtgcatattaatttaataataatcctGTAATTTTTAAAAGTGATAGACTTGTATCAACACTTGTACTCTATTTATTGTTAAGGATGTCCATATCAAAATCAATCTAATTAAAAATtacaaactaataaaaaaaaccgAATACTATTGGATGTGTTTAgatgtaattttaaaaaatccaTTCGGTTTAGATCGAATTTTGGATTGATTTTTTAAAACTGATCCaaacaacatatatatttttatatttatttattttttattaatatgataCATTGCATAGTTTATTATTTGATGATATTTTTTTGTAATACTCTTTATTAGTTAtcttaatctatttatttttattatttcatttatttctatgttaatctatttatttttattatttcatttattttaatcgttgattcttattttgtaatattattttttaatatactatatgttatatattatatcaaaCTCGTTATTTATtcacattttttatatttttaataaaaaatataacttgTAATTTAGATATTAAAAAATCGATCTAAATTAAACCGCATGAAATTAGATTGAGTTGGATTTGTTTTATCAATAATCTAAAATCGAATCGAACTGCAAATAAATTTATCTTTGAAATAACTGAGTTTTTACCCCAAAACCGATTCTAACAGCACCACAAACACCCTTATTCGTTGTAGACACTTTTTTGAAGTACTCATTGAATATAAATCTAATTGTCATTCCTCTCCATCAATATATCAAcgcatataaaaaaaaattagtttgaatTGGAGAATTTTGTTGATAAAAGTGTAAATCAAAATGTACTCATCTTTAAACTAATAAAAATCCAAATCAAATATCATCAACGCACAAATTTAGACTGATCCCTTTGAACCAAGAAATTTTATTCACCTTTAAAGTAACAACAATGTGTGTAATACAAAAAAAGTAACAACAATgtgatttattttgtttatttatttactttcaattaaaaatatacatAAGTTATGCCTCAACTTACACCTGAAAAATTCATGGCGATCTTAGCTAATTCTTCTCTTCTCTTAACTTTTGATATTAAATCATGAGGCTTCACTATAGTCAAGAAAGGTCTAAATATTCAATTAAACTCATGTTCTTACGAGACATGAACGGTATCATAAATTACAATTGATATTCATTGACATTTATTCCTTAATTCCGACATTGAAAATCATACATAAAATGAAAATACATTTTAGcctaaaaaaaatccaaaagatATGATAGACATAAAATAACTCAAGCCAAATCTTTCAAATTTTACTCATCATCTTTAACCTTCAAATTATAATGTTAAttctttattcttcttcttccttacaTCCTTTCCCTTTCTAATGGTTCGAACGCTTCGCGGTTTCTCTGGATCTTTCTCTGATTCAGTGTCCGAACTCTGTCTCATAACACTAATTAAGTCACAAAAGGCACTTAGTATAAACTTACACGATTTCTTCTCATTCATGTTTATATAACAAAACAAAAGTTCTTCCATGAAATCCCAATCCACGCTTTGATTCTTCATAATCCTTGCTTCCACATTTTCTTGCATAGATTTGCGGAAATCGTCATAAGGATTTGGCGAATTAGCCAACACAACAACACAATTGTTAGGAATATTCATTTTATCTTCCTTTGAAGACGAATTAATATTAAAAGTTTTCGAAGTTGACGAGTTTGAGGATGATCCCGTTTCTTCAAATgtgtttgttgttgatgttgttgtggaTCCCGAGAAGCCACGCGGCGTAAAAAATCTATTGGATCCATTAAGATCCAAAGGTGAACCTCCCTCGGACGAATCAAAAATGATTCGTCCTAATTTTGAAGATTTATTTTCACCAGTTTTTTCTTCATCcttctcttcatcttcatccgatcTGACGACACTTTTAGTGTTTTGGTTAATGTGAGCATCTTCGTGCTCATCAAGAAACAACgacttaaaattttcaaaaagaaatTGGTCGATGTCGGCCAGTGTAGCTTCATCgtctttgttgtttttgttttcgaTCGAGAAGGACGGAGTTCTAGGATGTTTGCAACTTTTGAGACTAATCCATTTCTTGGATGGTAAACGGAGTTGATGTGAATGTTGAGTTTTGATTTTGCTAAAGTAACGTTGAAGGGATTTTCTAAGGTTCTTTGGCATATTGGAATTTTTTTGGACTAATGGGGTTtaatttgatgaatgaatgaaaatgatTTCATGTGAGGATTAAGGAGTGAAGTTTATAGGCATAATAAGAATATTTTATTGGTAAAATAATAAATTGGGTATACAATTTTAATTGGTTGCTCTAAAAAATTATTGGTAACAAATCATGATGTGACAATgcatatatgatatgatttggAAAAAAAGATGAACAATGTTGAAAATCATGCTTCATACAAAATCTCATTCAAAGGTAGAATTTGGTTAAATTAATATTTGGtatatttatttatgaaatttcttaatATTACCAAATAGGATATGATtctgaaaaataaatgaaatacttTCTCTGATTTTTTCCCTTACAAAAAGAAAACCAAAGGAGTTCAATGCATTtcaaataaagaataaaaatgtgatgagtttctgaggagattttaatgttttttttatttgtttttttatgctATTTTAATGTTTGAAACTCATAGGGAACGTTTATTGTAGAGAAAAAAAACTTACGAATAAacattaatattatggatttatTCTAGTAGTAAAGTTGATATTAATTTTATGTTTTGATAAGAGGTAACGTTTGGATTGGATCAGGTACCTTTTTGATCatttatttcataaaaataaaatactttttttcttttataaatacaataatatatttgataattttctgtaaaagaaaaatatataaataaaattgatatttttattaaattatatctATTAATTATTGAAAAAATTGGTATTTTTATAccataaataaaaagtaaaagatAAATGTTTTAAGCAATTTTTCTGGTGTTAAATATGACTATTATTATTTGTTGATATTACTGAATTATAGGCGGTAAGAcatattttcgagcttatagcttatgtcttatgtcttataagctcatatgataatttagacccatttggtaacagtcttttcatcacgagcttatagcttattttactagcttatagcttattttccagacgctatttgaaatagagttttagcttatgtcttatagcttattactttttcttgcttttttatccttattatttcaattaaaattcatttttaacccttatactttattttaatttaaaataaaataattatatattaaatatcttttatatcattttacatttataagttaattgaaccgctaattttaccaaacacttcaatgagcttataagctatcagtctcaatcatccgctataagctataagtcacccgtcatcagccatcagtcataagttataagctatcagctagcttatcagtcaaccgttatttttaccaaacagaccctaaatttaataataactttagtttttttatttgtcTTATTAACAGAAATATTCTTTGTATTTCAGATTCGAGtaattgttgtttattgttttttatatttttgtatatCAAATTGTCGAATAGAAAAAGGGAAatgtactgacagtgtaaaatatttttacactattAACCAATCACAActatgtatctaattaaaataatttcaatttaaaaaaactaatacgACATGGCAGGTGTAAGAATTTTGATTgattgtatgtgtaaagttagtttacactgTGAAAAGTTAGTTTATACTGtgagtgcactacctttaaacttattgttattttttattttttatatttttgtatatCAAATTGTGGCTgcgtttatttttaatttttgtttatttaaaaataaaataaatcattgtatcttttaatttaaaatattcatatttagttacaaattaataatttaaattattttttatattttcttcacTTTTTAAATCTTCTTTTATCCGTTCCCccaattagttaataattattttttaaaattagacaaCTAAATTGACTAAAATCAAATTATTCTAAAAGGTTATATAATTAGTTTCTCATTTagtaaaaaatatcattttttcttcTAGATTGGGATTATTTAAAGctgaaaaaaaaatatcaaattccttaaatataatattattgattataAAAAAGGtaagtttttcaaaaaagaaaaagataaaaagtatATTATACAATAATGGAATTTGAAAACACATAAATGTATAGTAGGCATAATCTCACTTtgattaattttcaaattttacattataaacaaacaaacaatcaaacaaatcaaaattagACCAGACAACAAACCTGTGTGTCTATGAATTTAGGATTGGATCAGGTTAGATGAGCTTAAACTTCGTTGAAACCGGTTATAagtaaataattgtttttttcatatataaaaatatttttgcataatCTTTTTAGAGTAGCGCTATTTAATTAGTACGaagaaatttgaagaagaaatgcaagaatgaatatgtgtcactattttaatggagaattttaaattaattttaaatttaatttcttttttaatagggatcatgggGTTGTGGTGATAATGGATGGTTATGATTTATTCTTGCctttcttatttttctattttcttactaataagcattttccatctttttaaaataatataaaaaatttattgataattttataatatttgatacttaatatattatttagtttttgataggcttttctatttttaaaattttataattaattatttaaataaaataactcaAATATCTAAAATGACAGGaacctcttttttttcttttttgggttAAAACATgcaatttattatataataaagtgattaaatttaattttaaggtAAGTAAGATTTTAAAATTGTAAGTAATGAGTTAGTGAGTTATTTAGGCtcaaaactttcattttttatatgataataataataataataataataataataataaaaaattaataactaaATAGATCAAGactttcatttttaaataataataataataattattataaattattaaccAAATGATGttataacatggttttatcattTCCTCTCTTCATATATTATGTGTTGCGGTGTGTTTTATTGCCTCTAACTATTATGGATTGTTATCCAAAATTTACATTTATTCATCAAATAAAtagacaataataaaaaaattaagaataaattttacttgatttttgaaTTTGGTTTCTCTACGTCAATAATGTGTACTAAAGTGATTGAAGGAATggagaaattaaatcaaacaacattttgTTTAAGAATAAAAccctttatcatatttttataattCAAAAGCAAAATCTGGTCCgaccataaaaatattttaaaactctataattttaattttatacaaaTTTTGACCGATTTTTCAATTTAAATCCAAGTCCTTCTACAAGTTAGTTTTTAGATTCAAATAAACCAATTAAGATTATGATTCCTGATCTAACCAACTGAACTGGCCAGTCCGATCCGATTGTGATTGCCATTGTTAAAAATGTGAaacctttatttttattaatggAGGTTACATTTAAAGTAAAATTAGGTTAAATGTACAAAATATATCACGAATTTGTCTctaattaggggtggaaataggctgggccgagctagccTTTGTCAAGTCTAAgtctggcctgtcaaaaaaactgaag contains:
- the LOC131604006 gene encoding transcription repressor OFP14-like, which encodes MPKNLRKSLQRYFSKIKTQHSHQLRLPSKKWISLKSCKHPRTPSFSIENKNNKDDEATLADIDQFLFENFKSLFLDEHEDAHINQNTKSVVRSDEDEEKDEEKTGENKSSKLGRIIFDSSEGGSPLDLNGSNRFFTPRGFSGSTTTSTTNTFEETGSSSNSSTSKTFNINSSSKEDKMNIPNNCVVVLANSPNPYDDFRKSMQENVEARIMKNQSVDWDFMEELLFCYINMNEKKSCKFILSAFCDLISVMRQSSDTESEKDPEKPRSVRTIRKGKDVRKKKNKELTL